A window of the Physeter macrocephalus isolate SW-GA chromosome 7, ASM283717v5, whole genome shotgun sequence genome harbors these coding sequences:
- the ZAR1 gene encoding zygote arrest protein 1 gives MAALGDEVLDAYMYPACALYSYPYPYPAAAKGKGAAGGGGWRHRDGGYPPVASSSDGAASSSFPGYGQLAAAEYFHSYQRAQLMALLSQVGPGLAPRPGRASIRDVAVQVNPRRDVSVQCSLGRRTLLRRAREPGPDPEGVAGAGGSCPASPELVRRGPEQGSPPSGAPRPVRFPRTVAVYSPVASRRLATLLEGAETAAAEQRPGAPDGERGPPAARPRGPEEGEGSARKEPQRPQSEEDEAQAGVPASREQTPPVAGAPDAAGERWSPRSPQPGKERLRFQFLEQKYGYYHCKDCNIRWESAYVWCVQGTNKVYYKQFCRTCQKSYNPYRVEDITCQNCKQTRCSCPVKVRHVDPKRPHRQDLCGRCKGKRLSCDSTFSFKYII, from the exons ATGGCTGCCCTGGGGGACGAGGTGCTGGACGCTTACATGTACCCGGCGTGCGCCCTCTACTCGTACCCCTACCCCTACCCGGCCGCCGCCAAGGGCAAGGGAGCGGCGGGCGGGGGGGGCTGGCGGCACCGGGACGGCGGCTACCCTCCCGTTGCCTCCTCGTCTGACGGCGCGGCCTCGTCGTCTTTCCCGGGCTACGGGCAGCTGGCGGCCGCCGAGTACTTCCACAGCTACCAGCGGGCGCAGCTCATGGCCCTGCTGTCGCAGGTGGGCCCCGGCCTCGCCCCGCGGCCCGGCCGGGCCAGCATTCGGGACGTGGCCGTGCAGGTGAACCCGCGCCGCGACGTCTCCGTGCAGTGCTCGCTGGGGCGGCGTACGCTGCTGCGCAGGGCCCGCGAGCCCGGCCCTGACCCCGAGGGCGTGGCGGGCGCGGGCGGCAGCTGCCCGGCCTCCCCGGAGCTGGTCCGCCGGGGCCCCGAGCAGGGCAGCCCGCCAAGCGGCGCCCCGCGGCCCGTGCGCTTCCCGCGCACCGTGGCGGTGTACTCGCCCGTGGCCTCCCGCCGCCTTGCCACCCTCCTGGAAGGGGCCGAGACTGCGGCGGCCGAGCAGAGGCCCGGGGCGCCGGACGGAGAGCGAGGGCCGCCAGCTGCGAGGCCCCGAGGCCCCGAGGAGGGAGAGGGGTCGGCGAGGAAGGAGCCCCAACGGCCGCAGTCCGAGGAGGACGAGGCCCAGGCCGGGGTACCGGCGAGCAGGGAGCAGACCCCGCCGGTGGCCGGCGCCCCGGACGCCGCGGGCGAGAGGTGGTCGCCGCGGAGCCCCCAGCCGGGCAAGGAGCGCCTGCGCTTCCAG TTCTTAGAACAGAAATATGGCTACTATCACTGCAAGGACTGCAACATCCGATGGGAAAGTGCCTATGTGTGGTGTGTACAGGGCACTAACAAG GTTTACTACAAGCAGTTTTGCAGAACATGTCAGAAGTCTTATAACCCTTATCGAGTGGAGGATATCACCTGTCAA aattgtAAACAGACTAGATGCTCCTGCCCAGTAAAAGTTCGCCACGTGGACCCCAAAAGGCCCCACCGTCAAGATCTGTGTGGGAGATGCAAAGGCAAACGCCTATCCTGTGACAGCACTTTCAGtttcaaatatatcatttaa
- the SLC10A4 gene encoding sodium/bile acid cotransporter 4 isoform X1, with amino-acid sequence MDGTGNSTLLFGPSSLPPDNYTLSPNASSLSPGPDAALAPASSAGPSPGLSVAPGPGVSFRPGPTPTLTPTAGCFTGGAAGPSPTLFAPPEAAHEPPFWDTPLNHGLNVFVGAALCITMLGLGCTVDVNHFGAHVRRPVGALLAALCQFGFLPLLAFLLALTFSLDGSAAVAVLLCGCCPGGNLSNLMSLLVDGDMNLRYGAAVRIIMTISSTLLALVLMPLCLWIYSRAWINTPLVQLLPIGTVILTLCSTLIPIGLGVFIRYKYNRVADYIVKVSLWSLLMTLVVLFIMTCTMLGPKLLASIPAAVYVVAIFMPLAGYASGYGLATLFHLPPNCKRTVCLETGSQNVQLCTAILKLAFPPQNIGSMYMFPLLYALFQSAEAGIFVLIYKMYGSGILYKQDPLDEDEDTDISYKKLKEEEMADTSYGTVKADNLIMMETTQTSL; translated from the exons ATGGACGGCACCGGCAACTCCACCCTGCTCTTCGGCCCGTCCTCGCTGCCGCCGGACAACTACACCTTGTCGCCCAACGCCAGCAGCCTGAGCCCCGGCCCAGACGCCGCCCTGGCGCCCGCCTCCAGCGCCGGCCCCAGTCCCGGGCTCAGTGTCGCGCCGGGGCCCGGCGTCAGTTTCCGCCCCGGCCCCACTCCGACCCTGACGCCGACGGCCGGCTGCTTCACGGGTGGCGCCGCCGGCCCGAGCCCTACCCTGTTCGCTCCGCCCGAGGCCGCCCACGAGCCCCCGTTCTGGGACACGCCGCTGAACCACGGGCTGAACGTGTTTGTGGGCGCCGCCCTGTGCATCACCATGCTGGGCTTGGGCTGCACGGTGGACGTGAACCACTTCGGGGCGCACGTCCGTCGGCCGGTGGGCGCGCTGCTGGCCGCGCTCTGCCAGTTCGGCTTCTTGCCGCTGCTGGCCTTCCTGTTGGCGCTCACCTTCTCCTTGGACGGGTCGGCCGCCGTGGCGGTGCTCCTGTGTGGCTGCTGTCCCGGCGGGAATCTCTCCAACCTGATGTCCCTGCTGGTTGACGGCGACATGAACCTCAGGTACGGAGCCGCTGTCCG CATCATCATGACCATCTCTTCCACGCTCCTGGCCCTGGTCTTGATGCCACTGTGCCTGTGGATCTACAGCCGGGCTTGGATCAACACTCCTCTGGTGCAATTACTGCCCATAGGGACAGTGATCCTGACTCTCTGCAGCACTCTCATCCCTATTGGTTTGGGCGTCTTCATTCGCTACAAATACAACCGGGTGGCTGACTACATTGTGAAG GTTTCCCTGTGGTCTCTGCTAATGACGCTGGTGGTCCTTTTCATAATGACCTGCACTATGTTAGGACCCAAACTGCTGGCAAGTATTCCTGCAGCTGTTTATGTGGTAGCGATTTTTATGCCTTTGGCAGGCTACGCCTCAGGCTATGGCTTAGCTACTCTCTTCCATCTTCCACCCAACTGCAAGAGGACCGTGTGCCTGGAAACAGGGAGCCAGAACGTGCAGCTCTGTACCGCCATTCTAAAACTGGCCTTTCCACCGCAAAACATAGGAAGTATGTACATGTTTCCCTTGCTTTATGCCCTTTTCCAGTCTGCAGaagcagggatttttgttttaatatataaaatgtatgggAGTGGAATATTGTACAAGCAAGATCCTCTAGATGAGGATGAAGATACAGATATTTCTtataagaaactaaaagaagaggaaatggcaGACACTTCCTATGGCACCGTGAAAGCAGATAATTTAATTATGATGGAAACCACTCAGACTTCGCTCTAA
- the SLC10A4 gene encoding sodium/bile acid cotransporter 4 isoform X2, with protein sequence MDGTGNSTLLFGPSSLPPDNYTLSPNASSLSPGPDAALAPASSAGPSPGLSVAPGPGVSFRPGPTPTLTPTAGCFTGGAAGPSPTLFAPPEAAHEPPFWDTPLNHGLNVFVGAALCITMLGLGCTVDVNHFGAHVRRPVGALLAALCQFGFLPLLAFLLALTFSLDGSAAVAVLLCGCCPGGNLSNLMSLLVDGDMNLSIIMTISSTLLALVLMPLCLWIYSRAWINTPLVQLLPIGTVILTLCSTLIPIGLGVFIRYKYNRVADYIVKVSLWSLLMTLVVLFIMTCTMLGPKLLASIPAAVYVVAIFMPLAGYASGYGLATLFHLPPNCKRTVCLETGSQNVQLCTAILKLAFPPQNIGSMYMFPLLYALFQSAEAGIFVLIYKMYGSGILYKQDPLDEDEDTDISYKKLKEEEMADTSYGTVKADNLIMMETTQTSL encoded by the exons ATGGACGGCACCGGCAACTCCACCCTGCTCTTCGGCCCGTCCTCGCTGCCGCCGGACAACTACACCTTGTCGCCCAACGCCAGCAGCCTGAGCCCCGGCCCAGACGCCGCCCTGGCGCCCGCCTCCAGCGCCGGCCCCAGTCCCGGGCTCAGTGTCGCGCCGGGGCCCGGCGTCAGTTTCCGCCCCGGCCCCACTCCGACCCTGACGCCGACGGCCGGCTGCTTCACGGGTGGCGCCGCCGGCCCGAGCCCTACCCTGTTCGCTCCGCCCGAGGCCGCCCACGAGCCCCCGTTCTGGGACACGCCGCTGAACCACGGGCTGAACGTGTTTGTGGGCGCCGCCCTGTGCATCACCATGCTGGGCTTGGGCTGCACGGTGGACGTGAACCACTTCGGGGCGCACGTCCGTCGGCCGGTGGGCGCGCTGCTGGCCGCGCTCTGCCAGTTCGGCTTCTTGCCGCTGCTGGCCTTCCTGTTGGCGCTCACCTTCTCCTTGGACGGGTCGGCCGCCGTGGCGGTGCTCCTGTGTGGCTGCTGTCCCGGCGGGAATCTCTCCAACCTGATGTCCCTGCTGGTTGACGGCGACATGAACCTCAG CATCATCATGACCATCTCTTCCACGCTCCTGGCCCTGGTCTTGATGCCACTGTGCCTGTGGATCTACAGCCGGGCTTGGATCAACACTCCTCTGGTGCAATTACTGCCCATAGGGACAGTGATCCTGACTCTCTGCAGCACTCTCATCCCTATTGGTTTGGGCGTCTTCATTCGCTACAAATACAACCGGGTGGCTGACTACATTGTGAAG GTTTCCCTGTGGTCTCTGCTAATGACGCTGGTGGTCCTTTTCATAATGACCTGCACTATGTTAGGACCCAAACTGCTGGCAAGTATTCCTGCAGCTGTTTATGTGGTAGCGATTTTTATGCCTTTGGCAGGCTACGCCTCAGGCTATGGCTTAGCTACTCTCTTCCATCTTCCACCCAACTGCAAGAGGACCGTGTGCCTGGAAACAGGGAGCCAGAACGTGCAGCTCTGTACCGCCATTCTAAAACTGGCCTTTCCACCGCAAAACATAGGAAGTATGTACATGTTTCCCTTGCTTTATGCCCTTTTCCAGTCTGCAGaagcagggatttttgttttaatatataaaatgtatgggAGTGGAATATTGTACAAGCAAGATCCTCTAGATGAGGATGAAGATACAGATATTTCTtataagaaactaaaagaagaggaaatggcaGACACTTCCTATGGCACCGTGAAAGCAGATAATTTAATTATGATGGAAACCACTCAGACTTCGCTCTAA